From a single Populus trichocarpa isolate Nisqually-1 chromosome 17, P.trichocarpa_v4.1, whole genome shotgun sequence genomic region:
- the LOC18106810 gene encoding receptor-like protein kinase HSL1, which produces MFFYLSVLFLSLLFTSHSLNQDGLFLQRVKLGLSDPAHSLSSWNDRDDTPCNWYGITCDNSTHRVSSVDLSSSELMGPFPYFLCRLPFLTSINLLNNSINSSLTDDIATCQNLESLDLSDNLLVGSIPASLSELRNLKLLNLESNNFSGVIPAKFGLFQKLEWISLAGNLLTGSIPSELGNISTLQHLLVGYNPFAPSRIPSQFGNLSNLVELWLANCNLVGPIPESLSKLTRLTNLDFSLNRLTGSIPSWLTGLKSIEQIELYNNSLSGGLPLGFSNLTMLRRFDASTNQLTGTIPTQLTQLELESLNLFENRLVGTLPESIANSPNLYELKLFNNELTGELPSQLGLNSPLKWLDVSYNKFSGNIPGNLCAKGELEDLILIYNSFSGKIPESLGKCDSLGRVRLRNNGFTGAVPEEFWGLPQVYLFELEENSFSGKVSNRIASAYNLSVLKISKNKFSGNLPMEIGFLGKLIDFSASDNMFTGPIPESMVNLSTLSMLVLGDNELSGGLPGGIQGWKSLNELNLANNKLSGPIPDEIGSLQVLNYLDLSGNYFSGKIPVQLEDLNLNLLNLSNNMLSGALPPLYAKEMYRSSFVGNPGLCGDLKDLCLQEGDSKKQSYLWILRSTFILAVVVFVVGVVWFYFKYQDFKKEKEVVTISKWRSFHKIGFSEFEILDFLREDNVIGSGASGKVYKAVLSNGETVAVKKLGGESKKDNTNGSSEKDEFEAEVETLGRIRHKNIVRLWCCCNTGDCKLLVYEYMPNGSLGDLLHGSKGGSLDWPTRYRIALDAAEGLSYLHHDCVPPIVHRDVKSNNILLDAEFGARVADFGVAKVVQGVNKGMESMSVIAGSCGYIAPEYAYTLRVNEKSDIYSFGVVILELVTGRLPVDPEFGEKDLVKWVCTTLDQNGMDHVIDPELDSRYKDEISKVLDIGLRCTSSFPISRPSMRRVVKMLQEAGMGEKPTADKNDEKPTPYYHEEVSDQGSLVQEF; this is translated from the exons ATGTTTTTCTACCTTTCcgttctctttctctctctactctTCACATCCCACTCACTGAACCAGGACGGCCTGTTTCTCCAGCGAGTCAAACTCGGTCTCTCCGACCCAGCTCATTCCCTCTCTTCTTGGAACGACAGGGACGACACTCCCTGCAACTGGTATGGTATCACATGCGACAACTCGACTCACCGAGTCAGTTCAGTGGACCTTTCCAGCTCGGAGCTCATGGGACCCTTCCCTTACTTCCTTTGCCGCCTCCCCTTTTTGACGTCGATCAATCTGTTGAACAATTCCATCAACTCATCTCTCACCGATGACATTGCCACCTGTCAGAATCTCGAGAGCCTTGACCTGAGTGACAATCTCTTGGTGGGCTCCATTCCCGCGTCACTGTCCGAGTTGAGAAACCTCAAGCTACTCAATTTGGAGTCGAACAACTTTTCCGGTGTTATTCCGGCGAAGTTCGGTCTGTTCCAGAAACTGGAGTGGATTTCACTTGCTGGGAACCTGCTCACTGGGTCCATACCGAGTGAGCTTGGTAACATTTCCACTCTCCAGCATCTTCTAGTGGGTTATAACCCTTTTGCACCGAGTAGGATACCGAGTCAGTTCGGTAACTTGAGTAACCTGGTGGAGCTCTGGCTAGCTAATTGTAACCTTGTGGGTCCGATTCCTGAGAGTTTAAGCAAGCTAACTCGGTTGACCAATCTTGATTTCTCACTGAATCGACTAACTGGGTCGATACCGAGCTGGCTTACTGGATTGAAGAGCATTGAGCAAATTGAGCTCTATAACAACTCCTTATCAGGTGGATTGCCTCTGGGATTTTCGAATTTGACCATGCTGAGAAGATTTGATGCCTCAACGAACCAGTTAACTGGGACAATCCCTACTCAGTTGACTCAGTTGGAGCTCGAGTCCCTGAACTTGTTTGAGAACAGACTTGTAGGGACTCTGCCAGAGAGCATAGCAAACTCACCAAATTTGTATGAACTCAAATTGTTCAATAATGAACTTACCGGTGAGTTACCAAGTCAGCTCGGGCTTAACTCACCATTGAAGTGGTTAGATGTTTCGTACAATAAATTCTCCGGTAACATTCCGGGGAATTTGTGTGCAAAAGGTGAGTTGGAGgacttgattttgatttacaaTTCGTTTTCCGGTAAAATCCCGGAGAGTCTGGGAAAATGTGATAGTTTAGGCCGGGTTCGGTTAAGGAATAATGGGTTTACAGGCGCTGTGCCTGAGGAATTCTGGGGGCTGCCGCAAGTTTACTTGTTTGAACTTGAAGAGAATTCATTCTCCGGGAAAGTCTCTAATAGGATTGCCTCTGCTTATAATCTATCTGTGTTGAAGATTTCGAAAAATAAGTTCTCGGGTAATTTACCAATGGAGATTGGTTTTCTAGGCAAGTTGATTGACTTTTCGGCGAGTGATAACATGTTTACAGGTCCAATTCCGGAGAGTATGGTTAATTTGAGTACCCTGAGTATGCTTGTGCTTGGTGACAATGAATTGTCTGGTGGGCTTCCGGGTGGGATTCAGGGTTGGAAGAGCTTGAATGAGCTTAATTTGGCGAATAACAAGCTTTCTGGCCCGATCCCGGATGAGATTGGGAGCTTGCAAGTGCTTAATTATCTTGATCTGTCCGGAAATTACTTTTCGGGGAAGATTCCGGTACAATTGGAGGATTTGAATCTCAATCTGTTGAACTTGTCGAACAATATGCTTTCGGGGGCGCTCCCTCCACTTTATGCTAAAGAGATGTATAGGAGTAGCTTTGTGGGAAATCCAGGTTTGTGTGGTGATTTGAAGGATCTTTGTCTGCAGGAGGGTGATTCGAAGAAGCAGAGTTACTTGTGGATTCTTCGGTCGACTTTTATACTTGCTGTGGTAGTGTTTGTTGTTGGTGTTGTTTGGTTCTACTTCAAGTACCAggatttcaagaaagaaaaggaggttgTTACTATATCGAAGTGGAGATCGTTCCATAAGATTGGTTTTAGTGAATTTGAGATCCTTGATTTTCTTAGAGAAGATAATGTGATTGGAAGTGGAGCTTCTGGGAAAGTCTACAAGGCAGTGCTTAGCAATGGCGAGACCGTGGCAGTGAAGAAGCTAGGTGGAGAGAGCAAGAAAGACAATACAAATGGCAGCTCTGAAAAAGACGAATTCGAAGCAGAAGTTGAGACTTTGGGGAGGATTAGGCACAAAAACATTGTCAGATTGTGGTGTTGTTGCAATACCGGAGATTGCAAGCTTCTGGTATACGAATATATGCCAAATGGGAGCTTGGGGGACTTGTTGCATGGCAGCAAGGGAGGCTCGTTGGATTGGCCTACAAGGTACAGGATAGCTTTGGATGCAGCTGAGGGCTTGTCTTATTTGCATCATGATTGTGTTCCTCCGATTGTTCATCGGGATGTAAAATCGAACAACATATTGTTAGATGCAGAATTTGGTGCCAGGGTTGCCGACTTTGGAGTTGCCAAAGTTGTTCAAGGAGTCAACAAAGGAATGGAATCAATGTCTGTTATTGCAGGCTCCTGCGGCTATATTGCACCAG AATATGCATATACTCTCAGAGTGAACGAGAAGAGCGACATCTATAGTTTCGGGGTGGTCATATTAGAGTTGGTGACAGGCAGACTCCCCGTAGATCCAGAGTTCGGAGAGAAAGACTTGGTGAAATGGGTTTGCACCACCTTAGACCAGAATGGGATGGATCATGTAATCGACCCCGAGCTCGATTCACGTTACAAGGATGAGATTTCCAAGGTTCTCGATATCGGTCTCCGATGCACAAGCTCATTTCCCATCAGCCGCCCCTCAATGCGAAGGGTGGTGAAAATGTTGCAGGAAGCTGGCATGGGAGAGAAGCCTACAGCCGACAAGAATGATGAGAAGCCAACTCCTTATTACCATGAAGAAGTCTCTGATCAGGGAAGTTTAGTTCAAGAATTTTGA
- the LOC18106811 gene encoding NAC domain-containing protein 73, with the protein MTWCNDCNDVQTIERSSPPPCNASVIAQRHKECLIRSCPSCGHQIKCQDQARIHDLPGLPAGVKFDPTDQELLEHLEGKVKSDTRKVHPLIDEFIPTIDGENGICYTHPEKLPGVSKDGLIRHFFHRPSKAYTTGTRKRRKVHTDTEGGETRWHKTGKTRPVLVGGKVKGYKKILVLYTNYGKQRKPEKTNWVMHQYHLGNNEEEKDGELVVSKVFYQTQPRQCGSLIKDSVSVPSKLKVQSSGHEGSNLKNSTTLVEYYHPSSFISFDQSGQNRSTNPNPPQQLLSHFAVHDGSSFIP; encoded by the exons ATGACTTGGTGCAATGACTGCAACGATGTGCAAACAATTGAAAGAAGCTCACCTCCACCTTGTAATGCAAGTGTTATTGCTCAAAGACACAAAGAATGCTTGATTCGAAGTTGCCCTTCATGTGGGCACCAAATCAAATGCCAAGACcag GCAAGAATCCATGACTTGCCAGGGCTACCGGCCGGAGTGAAGTTTGATCCGACTGATCAAGAGCTGCTTGAGCATTTGGAGGGGAAGGTGAAGTCTGATACCCGCAAGGTCCACCCTCTAATTGATGAGTTCATCCCTACAATCGATGGAGAGAATGGGATTTGCTATACACACCCAGAAAAGTTACCAG GGGTGAGCAAAGATGGGCTAATTCGCCACTTCTTCCATCGGCCATCAAAAGCATACACGACTGgaacaagaaagagaagaaaggtgCACACGGACACAGAAGGTGGTGAGACGAGATGGCACAAAACAGGCAAGACTAGACCGGTTCTTGTTGGTGGAAAAGTGAAAGGGTACAAGAAGATACTAGTGCTTTATACCAACTATGGGAAGCAAAGGAAGCCAGAGAAAACAAATTGGGTGATGCATCAATACCATCTTGGAaacaatgaagaagagaaagatggAGAGCTTGTGGTTTCTAAAGTTTTCTACCAAACACAACCTAGACAATGTGGTTCTCTCATCAAGGATTCTGTTTCTGttccttcaaaattaaaggTACAAAGTAGTGGGCATGAGGGCTCTAACCTTAAGAATAGTACCACTCTTGTTGAGTACTATCACCCTTCTTCTTTTATATCCTTTGACCAAAGTGGACAGAATAGATCAACAAACCCTAACCCTCCTCAACAGCTACTCTCCCATTTTGCAGTTCATGACGGATCTTCTTTTATCCCCTGA